The genome window TATATAGAGGAGGTTGTCGATATCGATTGGCTTTACCAGGAAATCGTAAGCGCCAAGTTTCATGGCTTTGATGGTCGTGCTCATATCGTTGTAAGCTGAAACCATGATCACCATCACCCTGTCCTCGAATTCTTCCTTGATCTTCTGAAGCAGAGTCAGGCCATCGATTTCCGGCATTTTTATATCCAGCACAGAAACCGCGATTTCATTGGACTTGACCAGTTCCAGTGCTTCCCGGCCGTCTTTGGCAAGCAACACTTCATACCCGGCCTTTTCCAGGGCTACCCTGGCTGCCATGCGGACGCTTTTTTCATCGTCTGCGAACAGAATTTTGTATGTTTTACTCATCTGCGCTCCTTTTCCGGCAAAATGATCCTGAATGTGGTCCCGCTATCCGGGACTGAGTCCACTTCGATTTTCCCTGAATGTTCTTCCACGATCCGTTTGACTAGGGCCAGACCAAGACCACTGCCTGATTCCCTGGTGGTGAAGAAGGGAGTGAAAATGCGCTTCAGGTTTTCCTGATTGATGCCTTCACCATAGTCGCTCACCGAAATGATCACCAGGCCGTTTTTGCGCTCGCCGTTTATGGAGAGGCGGGTGGCTTTGCCTGCCATTGCCTGCACACCGTTTTTCAAGAGATTCAGAAAAACCTGCTTCAGTTTATTGAAATCAGCGTCAAGTTCAAGGGTTCCGACATTTATCTCCACTGCTACTCCATATTTTTCCAGAAATGGTTTTAAAAGCAGGCAAACGGTGTTGAGAAGATCCATCAGCAGGAATCTGCTTTGCTTGAAAGCTGAAGGCCTCGTGTATTCCAGAATGCCGGAAACGATGGAATCCAGCCGGTCGACCTCGCCCAGGATTACTTCGATGAATTCATTGCGCTCAGGCTGATTACCGAGATCCTGTTTCAGCACCTGCACCAGCATTCTGATCCCGGAGAGGGGATTCCTGATTTCATGAGCCAGGGAAGCCGCCATTTCTCCGATCAGAGACAGCCTTGCTTTGATTTCCAGTTCATGCTTGAGATTCTTGATCTCGGATTTGTCCGAGAGCGTGACAGCTGCTCCGAGCAGTTCGCCCTTTTCGTTTTTGAAAGGAAAGGAAGAGGCCTCGAAAAAGCTGTTCCCCTGTGCGATTTCGAAGTTCTGGGTGAATTTACTGCTCTTCAATGTGTCTTCCAGAAGGTTCAGGACAGGTGAATCTCCCAGGGCTTTGAAGTCCTGCCCGATTAATTGTGAAGAAAGATTCGGGAAAAAAGTTGCGGCAGCAGAGTTGAAGCTGTTGATTCTGTAATCGGTGTCGATTGTGAGAAGTCCCGCGGGCATGGACTCGAGGATGCCATCGGCGCGACTTTTAACAAGCACGATGCTGTTGAGAAGTTGTTGAACTCCTGCGAGCTGGGAAGACAGGATTTTCAGACTGATGATATCCTGCTCGTTATAAGCATAGGACCTATAAGTCCCGATGGCCAGGATCCCGAGCAGCTTGTCGCCGCTTTCGATCGGCATTGCGAGGTAGGATTTCACTTTTTCATCATAAAAAAGCAGAGGCTTGCGGTTTTCCGCGACTTCGCCCAGAGGTCCCACACCAGGTTTAATATTCTGCTCGATCTTGATTTTTTCCAGGTTGGTTCCATGTGATTTATGCAGCTGCAGCAGGTTTTCGGAATCATTCCAGAGATAGAGCAGCCCGATATCAAAATAGATGAATTTGCTGACCACTTCGATCAGGGTCGAAATGCCTCCGGACAGGTCGACCAGATTGTTGGCGTTGCGGGAGATTTCATAGAGAGTGTTTAATCTGGAAAGCTGGAATCTGGCTGAGCTCTCGCTCACTTCTTGATAAAACATGAAAGTGATCAGATTCTGAATATCCTCAGGAAGTTTGAAATCCGGTCTGGCACCCTCCAGCACCAGCCTGCCGATCAGAGCCTGATGGTAAAACAGGGGTATCCCAGGCCAGCCCGCAGAAACTCCGGCTTTCTCCTCCATCGGTCTGGAGGATTGCCAGAGCTGGTAATTCTTGCTGTCCAAATAATAAAGGCTGATATTGGTGAGAGAAAACTCTGTCTTGACCCGTTCCAGGACCTTCTCAAGTGCTACCGGCAGTTTGTGAACGGTCAAGATCAGAAGCAGTTCACTCAGCATTGCCACCGCCGATGATATTCATGAAATCATTAATTTCGGATAAATCAGACAGCAGATAGTCAGGTTTTAAAAGTTCCAGCTCTTCATAAGAAGTATGACCGGAGGCCACAGCGATGATTCTGGCTGAATTTTCATGAGCACAGTTGATATCACCGGGAGCATCCCCCACTAGAAAGATCTGATCAAGGGGAAAGGAGCAGCCGAATTTTTTTTCACAGCGGGAGACTGCGATCGGGAAGAGATTCGGTCTGTCTCTGGCATCATCACCATAGGCTCCGGTCGGGAAATAACTTTCAAGTTTGAAAAAATCCAGTTTCAGATAGGCACTTTCCCGGATATTTCCGGTCAGCAGTCCGAGGTGCAGATCATCATGTGCTGCAAGTTCCGAGATGATTTCCGCCACCCCTGGCAGGATCCGTGGCTTTTCGGCAATTTTCAATTCATAAGGCAGAAAATTCACGTAATTCTCAAGGATCTGTTCGACCAGTTCCTCAGTCATTTCAATGTCTAGAATCCCAAGCAGTTCATCTATCACCTGCAGATCGGTTTTTCCGCACAAAGAATAATCAAGCTGCGACATATCCTTGTGAGTGCATTCCATAAATGCCAGTTCAAAAGCGTGTCTGCCTGCTTCATCTGTGTCGATGAGGGTTCCGTCTATGTCAAAGAGGATCAGTTTTGACATCGATCCTGCCTTCCAGCACAGGTTTGGGATTAGGATTCTTCACGAGATAGGACCGCACCAGCTCGCGAATTTCAATCCCGTTGAACTGGTTGTCCACTTGTTTTTTTCCTTTGAAAACAGTGTACCCGTCTCCACCGTCTGCTATGAAATCAGGTACTGCCACCAGATAAGTTCTGCCTTCTTCAAGTGGTTTCCCGTCCCTTT of Candidatus Wallbacteria bacterium contains these proteins:
- a CDS encoding HAD family hydrolase translates to MSKLILFDIDGTLIDTDEAGRHAFELAFMECTHKDMSQLDYSLCGKTDLQVIDELLGILDIEMTEELVEQILENYVNFLPYELKIAEKPRILPGVAEIISELAAHDDLHLGLLTGNIRESAYLKLDFFKLESYFPTGAYGDDARDRPNLFPIAVSRCEKKFGCSFPLDQIFLVGDAPGDINCAHENSARIIAVASGHTSYEELELLKPDYLLSDLSEINDFMNIIGGGNAE
- a CDS encoding ATP-binding protein: MLSELLLILTVHKLPVALEKVLERVKTEFSLTNISLYYLDSKNYQLWQSSRPMEEKAGVSAGWPGIPLFYHQALIGRLVLEGARPDFKLPEDIQNLITFMFYQEVSESSARFQLSRLNTLYEISRNANNLVDLSGGISTLIEVVSKFIYFDIGLLYLWNDSENLLQLHKSHGTNLEKIKIEQNIKPGVGPLGEVAENRKPLLFYDEKVKSYLAMPIESGDKLLGILAIGTYRSYAYNEQDIISLKILSSQLAGVQQLLNSIVLVKSRADGILESMPAGLLTIDTDYRINSFNSAAATFFPNLSSQLIGQDFKALGDSPVLNLLEDTLKSSKFTQNFEIAQGNSFFEASSFPFKNEKGELLGAAVTLSDKSEIKNLKHELEIKARLSLIGEMAASLAHEIRNPLSGIRMLVQVLKQDLGNQPERNEFIEVILGEVDRLDSIVSGILEYTRPSAFKQSRFLLMDLLNTVCLLLKPFLEKYGVAVEINVGTLELDADFNKLKQVFLNLLKNGVQAMAGKATRLSINGERKNGLVIISVSDYGEGINQENLKRIFTPFFTTRESGSGLGLALVKRIVEEHSGKIEVDSVPDSGTTFRIILPEKERR